From Candidatus Neomarinimicrobiota bacterium, a single genomic window includes:
- a CDS encoding cation transporter: MKPDTATDTIVGRIKNLTYFGIFINFFLMISKFVGGIIFGSFALIADAFHTLSDIATDLVLLWGVIIGSRPADSSHPFGHGKFETLSGMVLSVVLIGVGIGIAKEAGKSLMINSYLTPGIPVVLIAIVSVISKEFIYQRTIKTAIELDSTALHANAWHHRSDAMSSIVVIIGAASSMYGFLPGDNIAGLFVGFMIFIVGAKFMYETGKELMETSVNKEIRSSIQSIIDGHPDVKGWHQLRTRKVGRELFIDVHLLVSSDLSVSAGHLIAEEVEKIVRQTLKRPANIITHVEPDIPFERRIIESDG; encoded by the coding sequence ATGAAACCTGATACGGCTACTGATACAATCGTTGGACGAATAAAAAATTTAACTTACTTCGGAATATTTATAAACTTTTTTCTGATGATTTCAAAGTTTGTCGGAGGTATAATATTTGGTTCGTTTGCTCTGATAGCAGATGCATTTCATACTCTTTCCGATATAGCAACTGATTTGGTTCTTTTATGGGGAGTTATCATCGGTTCAAGGCCGGCAGACTCAAGCCACCCGTTTGGCCACGGTAAATTCGAAACTTTGTCTGGAATGGTGCTATCAGTAGTTTTAATTGGAGTGGGCATCGGTATTGCGAAAGAAGCAGGTAAGTCGCTAATGATAAATTCATATTTGACTCCCGGAATCCCCGTAGTACTTATTGCGATAGTATCGGTTATCTCGAAAGAGTTTATCTATCAGAGGACAATTAAGACTGCGATAGAGCTAGACAGCACAGCCTTGCATGCCAACGCCTGGCATCATCGAAGCGATGCGATGTCTTCAATAGTGGTAATAATTGGAGCCGCATCATCCATGTACGGATTTTTACCGGGTGATAATATTGCGGGTCTGTTTGTCGGGTTTATGATATTTATCGTGGGAGCAAAGTTTATGTACGAAACTGGCAAGGAGCTGATGGAAACATCAGTTAATAAAGAAATCCGAAGTTCTATTCAATCTATAATAGACGGACATCCCGACGTTAAGGGATGGCATCAATTGCGAACCAGAAAGGTGGGAAGGGAGCTGTTCATTGATGTCCATTTATTAGTGAGCAGTGATTTGAGCGTAAGCGCTGGACACTTGATTGCAGAAGAAGTGGAAAAGATAGTTAGGCAAACATTAAAAAGGCCCGCGAATATTATAACTCACGTCGAACCGGATATTCCTTTTGAGAGGAGAATAATTGAAAGTGACGGTTAG
- a CDS encoding Rrf2 family transcriptional regulator gives MQVTRAADYAMRGMLYLAQQESGKLSNIKEIADHENVPEKFMRKLIHILHKSGFIESKRGKYGGVKLLIEPQFITILDIYEAIEGPTAINICLKGPGLCKIQDTCPMCDVWKQAQDNLLRVLKQYTLKEISDNKISA, from the coding sequence ATGCAAGTAACAAGGGCTGCGGATTATGCCATGAGAGGTATGTTATACCTTGCGCAGCAAGAGTCCGGGAAATTATCAAACATAAAAGAAATTGCTGATCATGAAAACGTTCCCGAAAAGTTTATGCGAAAGCTCATTCATATACTACATAAATCAGGTTTCATAGAAAGTAAAAGAGGTAAATATGGAGGCGTAAAGCTACTAATAGAGCCGCAATTTATTACAATCCTTGATATATATGAAGCTATTGAAGGTCCGACGGCTATAAATATTTGTCTAAAAGGACCCGGCTTATGCAAAATACAAGATACGTGTCCTATGTGTGATGTATGGAAGCAGGCGCAAGATAATTTGCTAAGAGTTTTGAAACAATACACTTTAAAGGAGATATCAGATAACAAGATTTCAGCCTAA
- a CDS encoding FecR domain-containing protein has translation MNSLKIPTVLRILILTIILSSNGYAQDADESALALKKRGEAFRKPYGVNTLDEQVEVGMWFSNYDSVRTGQASFLAILFTDDKSIVKMKENTNLTIQRSKTPTQTLRQIRINQGKMKIKVTPQLEGKYEIITAVSVASIKGTEFWLLVNPDGTDTFIGLEGSVQILNIESGQSMLLTAGMTVISQWTGVMNIGPTDPSTIPSDPEETPEDSGQPEDSQPIQEDTQQAPTPKPGNGGGSGGGLPGGMTFSASVGASVLDGQVYNQISLRPEFPIGPLGIGLDLNFYFDADGNLREEDWDEAGDIIDKILYIRYHNPSDPTYLRAGALTGVTMGQGLIMDNYSNMIEFPQVRRVGLFGHKEFGKFRLQGLVANLRELGNPGLLGVRASLPVIGKLRIGATYVVDGDQFGGLSDKDGDGVPDAFDDFPDNDSLSIDTDGDGIADELDFDRDGDGFTDNFPGLNNDADGVELKTTLNLKDTSSAVSIFGIDFEYPLVSNNLLGLTLYSEFAAIKDFGSGFAMPGVRATIGPLFVRAEYRSYNSQFVGNYFNRTYDLERVITIERADGSITAITREDTLLNSIVDPLTGVFGGASLDFLGLLTFSSFYSSMSSSNDSLPKLQSLFADISINPVFIPKISRASLFYQQTNVDNVFDFEKTPSTLIGYAIGYEIAPSITLLIRSQQTYVDKNGDGKIRGDDEKVRLTSIETVFTF, from the coding sequence ATGAACTCTTTGAAAATTCCAACAGTTCTTCGAATTCTAATATTGACAATAATTCTTTCATCAAATGGATATGCTCAAGATGCTGATGAATCTGCATTGGCATTGAAAAAAAGAGGAGAGGCGTTCAGGAAACCTTACGGAGTTAACACTTTAGACGAACAAGTAGAAGTTGGAATGTGGTTTTCAAATTATGATTCGGTAAGAACAGGGCAGGCAAGTTTTCTGGCAATTTTGTTTACGGACGATAAAAGTATAGTGAAAATGAAAGAAAATACGAATCTAACTATACAGAGAAGTAAGACTCCCACTCAAACACTACGACAAATAAGAATAAATCAGGGCAAGATGAAAATAAAGGTTACTCCTCAGCTGGAAGGGAAATATGAGATAATTACTGCGGTAAGTGTTGCTTCCATAAAAGGAACGGAATTTTGGCTTCTTGTAAATCCGGATGGAACTGATACTTTCATAGGTTTGGAAGGTTCTGTTCAAATATTGAACATTGAAAGTGGGCAATCTATGCTGCTCACGGCAGGTATGACTGTAATTTCACAATGGACAGGCGTTATGAATATCGGCCCTACTGATCCGTCCACTATTCCATCGGATCCTGAAGAAACACCTGAAGATAGCGGTCAGCCGGAAGATTCACAGCCCATTCAAGAAGATACTCAGCAGGCGCCTACCCCTAAACCGGGTAATGGCGGCGGGTCAGGAGGAGGTCTTCCCGGAGGAATGACATTTTCTGCCAGCGTTGGAGCTTCTGTGTTAGACGGACAAGTCTATAATCAAATCAGTCTGAGACCTGAATTTCCGATTGGTCCTCTCGGAATCGGACTTGATCTAAATTTTTATTTTGATGCGGATGGTAATTTAAGAGAAGAAGACTGGGATGAAGCCGGGGATATAATTGATAAAATATTATACATACGGTATCATAATCCTTCAGACCCTACTTACCTGAGAGCGGGAGCATTAACGGGTGTTACAATGGGACAAGGTCTCATAATGGATAACTATTCCAACATGATTGAATTTCCCCAGGTTAGACGGGTAGGATTATTCGGTCATAAGGAATTTGGCAAGTTCAGACTACAGGGTTTGGTTGCGAATCTGAGAGAATTGGGTAATCCCGGTCTTCTGGGCGTACGGGCGTCACTACCCGTAATCGGCAAATTAAGAATAGGCGCTACATATGTCGTTGACGGCGATCAGTTCGGAGGATTGTCTGATAAGGACGGTGATGGTGTTCCTGACGCTTTCGATGATTTTCCGGACAATGATTCACTTTCCATTGATACAGATGGGGATGGAATAGCTGATGAATTGGATTTTGACAGGGATGGAGATGGTTTTACGGATAATTTCCCCGGCTTGAATAATGATGCTGATGGTGTTGAATTGAAAACCACTCTTAATCTCAAAGATACTTCAAGCGCTGTATCCATATTTGGAATAGACTTTGAATATCCTCTTGTCAGCAATAATCTTCTTGGGTTAACACTTTATAGCGAGTTCGCAGCTATTAAAGATTTTGGTTCAGGCTTTGCCATGCCGGGAGTTCGCGCTACAATCGGACCTCTGTTCGTACGAGCAGAATACCGCAGCTATAATTCTCAGTTTGTTGGAAATTATTTTAATCGAACATATGATTTAGAGCGGGTGATTACGATTGAACGGGCTGATGGCAGCATTACAGCCATAACAAGAGAGGATACACTATTAAATTCTATAGTTGATCCTCTTACCGGAGTATTTGGCGGAGCTTCTTTAGATTTTCTCGGTTTGTTAACGTTTTCATCATTTTATTCAAGTATGTCAAGCAGCAACGATTCTCTTCCAAAATTACAGAGTCTGTTTGCCGATATATCAATAAATCCGGTATTTATTCCTAAAATAAGCAGGGCGTCTTTATTTTATCAGCAAACGAATGTTGATAATGTCTTCGATTTTGAAAAGACCCCGAGTACTTTAATCGGGTATGCGATAGGGTATGAAATTGCTCCGAGCATTACTTTGCTTATCCGTTCGCAACAGACTTATGTTGACAAAAATGGGGACGGTAAAATACGGGGAGATGATGAGAAAGTTCGGTTAACTTCCATCGAGACCGTATTCACGTTTTAG